A stretch of Enterobacter cloacae complex sp. ECNIH7 DNA encodes these proteins:
- a CDS encoding SDR family oxidoreductase codes for MKMLLITGVTGFLGGAVLEKILTSDQPAKLLLLARASDPQSGLERVLENMRKFNVPEDKLASLKVDNILIGDLSQPEAFLNDPRLDRVTHVVNCAAVASFGNNPLIWKVNVEGTLALARRMEQVTGLQRFLHVGTAMSCTPEQDSLVAESAEFRENAEHLVEYTFSKSTIEQLMRQECPDLPLLIARPSIVVGHTRHGCTPSSSIFWVFSMGLMLQKFMCSMEDRIDVVPVDYCADAMLMLLNSNARPGEVVHISAGEENSVRFADIDQAMAQALEKAPVGDRYAQVSYETLVRMRRELKHIFGPCNERLMLKAMRLYGAFATLNVRFSNDKLLSMGMPKPPRFTDYIARCVQTTQGLTIPEQMAVDFK; via the coding sequence ATGAAGATGTTATTGATTACAGGCGTGACCGGATTTCTGGGCGGTGCAGTTCTTGAAAAAATCCTGACCAGCGATCAACCTGCAAAACTCCTTTTGCTTGCGCGCGCCAGCGATCCGCAGAGCGGGCTGGAGCGCGTGCTGGAGAACATGCGCAAGTTCAACGTTCCCGAGGACAAACTGGCCTCCCTGAAGGTGGATAATATCCTGATTGGCGACCTCAGCCAGCCTGAAGCCTTTCTGAACGATCCCCGTCTGGATCGGGTCACGCACGTGGTTAACTGTGCGGCCGTGGCCTCATTTGGTAATAACCCGCTGATCTGGAAGGTCAACGTTGAAGGTACGCTCGCGCTGGCGCGCCGTATGGAGCAGGTTACAGGACTGCAGCGTTTCCTCCACGTCGGCACCGCAATGTCATGCACGCCGGAGCAGGATTCACTGGTCGCCGAAAGTGCGGAATTCAGAGAGAATGCTGAACACCTGGTGGAATACACGTTTTCGAAGTCAACCATCGAACAGCTGATGCGCCAGGAGTGCCCTGACCTGCCGCTGCTCATCGCCCGTCCGTCCATCGTCGTCGGCCATACCCGTCACGGCTGCACGCCGTCGAGCAGCATTTTCTGGGTCTTTAGCATGGGCCTGATGCTGCAGAAATTTATGTGCTCAATGGAAGACAGGATCGACGTTGTTCCGGTGGATTATTGCGCCGACGCGATGTTAATGCTGCTCAACAGCAACGCTCGTCCGGGAGAAGTGGTACACATTTCTGCGGGAGAAGAGAACAGCGTTCGCTTTGCGGATATCGATCAGGCAATGGCGCAGGCGCTGGAGAAAGCCCCCGTCGGGGATAGATATGCGCAGGTCAGCTACGAAACGCTGGTCAGAATGCGCCGCGAGCTGAAACATATTTTTGGGCCGTGCAACGAACGTCTGATGCTGAAAGCCATGCGTTTATACGGTGCGTTTGCCACGCTTAACGTGCGCTTCAGCAACGATAAGCTGCTGAGCATGGGGATGCCGAAGCCCCCCCGGTTTACGGATTACATCGCCCGCTGCGTGCAAACCACCCAGGGGCTGACCATTCCGGAGCAAATGGCGGTCGATTTTAAATAG
- the queE gene encoding 7-carboxy-7-deazaguanine synthase QueE encodes MQYPINEMFQTLQGEGYFTGVPAIFIRLQGCPVGCAWCDTKHTWDKLADREVSLFSILAKTKESDKWGAGSSEDLLAIIGRQGWTARHVVITGGEPCIHDLTPLTELLEKNGYSCQIETSGTHEVRCSHTTWVTVSPKVNMRGGYDVLSQALERADEIKHPVGRVRDIEALDELLATLTDEKQRVIALQPISQKDDATRLCIETCIARNWRLSMQTHNYLNIA; translated from the coding sequence ATGCAGTACCCGATTAACGAGATGTTCCAGACCCTGCAAGGCGAGGGTTACTTTACCGGCGTTCCCGCTATTTTCATTCGTTTACAGGGATGCCCGGTTGGCTGTGCCTGGTGTGATACCAAACATACGTGGGATAAGCTCGCAGATCGGGAAGTGTCGCTGTTTAGCATTCTGGCGAAAACCAAAGAGAGCGATAAGTGGGGCGCGGGCAGTTCTGAAGATCTGCTGGCCATTATTGGTCGTCAGGGCTGGACGGCGCGCCACGTGGTGATCACCGGCGGTGAACCCTGCATCCACGATCTGACGCCGCTGACCGAGCTGCTCGAAAAGAACGGCTACAGCTGCCAGATTGAGACCAGCGGCACCCATGAAGTGCGCTGTTCACACACGACCTGGGTGACTGTATCGCCAAAAGTGAATATGCGCGGCGGGTATGACGTGCTGTCTCAGGCGCTGGAACGCGCGGATGAGATTAAGCACCCGGTAGGGCGCGTGCGTGATATCGAAGCGCTGGATGAACTGCTGGCCACGCTGACGGATGAAAAGCAGCGCGTCATTGCGCTACAGCCGATCAGCCAGAAAGACGACGCGACGCGCCTGTGCATTGAAACCTGTATTGCGCGCAACTGGCGCCTGTCGATGCAGACGCACAACTATCTGAATATCGCCTGA
- a CDS encoding PTS transporter subunit EIIC has protein sequence MMQMFSGASSGGWFEKAQRFGKSFMLPIAVLPAAGLLLGIGGALSNPNTLAAYPFLGVGWLQAIFTIMSSAGSIVFANLSVLFAVGVAVGLAKSDKGTAGLAALLAFLVMNATINALLILTGKLAHENPGAVGQGMTLGIQTLETGVFGGVVIGLVTCTLHHRFNKIALPQFLGFFGGSRFVPIISSLAAILVGALMTVVWPHFQKLIFGLGGLVDATGYLGTLLYGFILRMLGPFGLHHIFYLPFWTTALGGSEIVNGHLVEGTQRIFFAQLADPNTQHFYEGTSRFMSGRFITMMFGLLGACLAMYHTAKPENKKRIAGLLLSAALTSFLTGITEPIEFSFLFIAPVLYVIHALFDGLAFMLAHMLHITIGQTFSGGFIDFVLFGILQGEAKTNWMFVPLVGVPWFFLYYFTFRYLINRFDFATPGREKEAMANEVTFSQSERAVAVIAGLGGKENLEEVDCCATRLRVTVKDGSKVNDAALKATGARGVIVRGNGVQVIYGPHVTIIKNEVEEILS, from the coding sequence ATGATGCAAATGTTCAGTGGTGCTTCTTCGGGGGGATGGTTTGAAAAAGCGCAGCGCTTTGGTAAATCCTTTATGTTGCCTATCGCCGTGCTGCCCGCGGCGGGCCTGCTGCTGGGAATAGGCGGCGCGTTATCGAATCCCAATACGCTGGCGGCTTATCCGTTTTTAGGTGTGGGCTGGCTGCAGGCCATTTTCACCATCATGAGCAGCGCCGGTTCAATCGTGTTTGCGAACCTCTCGGTGCTGTTTGCGGTTGGGGTCGCCGTCGGGCTGGCAAAAAGCGATAAGGGTACGGCTGGGCTGGCGGCATTACTCGCTTTTCTGGTGATGAATGCTACCATCAACGCGCTGCTGATCCTCACCGGTAAACTGGCGCATGAGAATCCGGGTGCAGTTGGGCAGGGCATGACGCTGGGGATCCAGACGCTGGAAACCGGCGTGTTTGGCGGCGTGGTGATTGGGCTGGTGACCTGCACGCTCCATCATCGGTTTAATAAAATTGCGCTTCCGCAGTTCCTGGGCTTTTTTGGCGGCTCGCGCTTTGTTCCCATAATCAGCTCGCTGGCGGCGATACTCGTCGGCGCGCTCATGACCGTGGTCTGGCCGCATTTCCAGAAACTGATTTTTGGTCTCGGCGGGCTGGTTGATGCCACCGGCTATCTGGGCACCCTGCTGTACGGCTTTATTTTACGCATGCTGGGCCCGTTTGGTTTGCACCACATCTTCTATCTGCCGTTCTGGACTACCGCGCTCGGCGGCAGTGAGATTGTTAACGGTCACCTCGTTGAGGGCACACAGCGGATCTTCTTCGCCCAGCTGGCCGACCCGAACACGCAGCATTTCTATGAGGGCACGTCGCGCTTCATGTCCGGGCGCTTTATTACAATGATGTTTGGCCTGCTCGGCGCGTGTCTGGCGATGTACCACACGGCAAAACCGGAGAACAAAAAGCGCATTGCCGGGCTGCTGCTCTCTGCGGCGCTAACCTCGTTCCTGACCGGGATTACCGAGCCTATCGAGTTTTCCTTCCTGTTTATTGCGCCGGTGCTTTACGTCATTCATGCGCTGTTTGACGGGCTGGCGTTCATGCTCGCACACATGCTGCATATCACCATCGGGCAAACCTTCTCCGGCGGTTTTATTGACTTCGTGCTGTTCGGCATTTTGCAGGGAGAGGCCAAAACCAACTGGATGTTCGTTCCACTGGTGGGCGTGCCGTGGTTCTTCCTTTACTACTTCACCTTCCGCTACCTGATTAACCGCTTTGATTTTGCCACGCCGGGTCGGGAAAAAGAGGCGATGGCCAATGAGGTGACTTTCTCGCAGAGCGAGCGCGCCGTTGCGGTGATCGCGGGATTAGGCGGAAAAGAGAATCTGGAAGAGGTGGACTGCTGCGCCACGCGGCTTCGCGTCACGGTGAAGGACGGCAGCAAAGTGAATGACGCGGCGCTGAAAGCCACCGGCGCGCGCGGCGTTATCGTGCGCGGTAACGGGGTTCAGGTCATTTATGGCCCGCACGTCACGATTATCAAAAACGAAGTGGAAGAGATCTTATCGTAA
- a CDS encoding MurR/RpiR family transcriptional regulator, whose protein sequence is MSDHENLLLKLRQEASGYSPTQQKLGEFVLSDPGRVLYLTITELARESHTSEASVTRLCRTLGCKGYNEFKMALALDIQQGQPARQAGDEIDNVVDESVQALQDTARLLDRTLLEKAALALHQAQSVQIYGVAASAILGEYLHYKLLRLGKPAQLFSDMHRAAMNATTLSKDTLVVAISSSGSTRDLLHVVKLARKRGVKVLALSNTPRSPLASLSDMQLVAAKPEGPLSAGALNAKVGVMLLVELLTTSMIALDGHYGDVSQQTASATLPLLL, encoded by the coding sequence ATGTCGGACCATGAAAATCTGCTGCTGAAGCTCCGCCAGGAGGCTTCCGGGTACAGCCCAACGCAACAAAAACTCGGCGAGTTTGTCCTCAGCGATCCTGGCCGGGTGCTCTACCTGACGATCACTGAACTGGCGCGCGAGAGCCACACCAGCGAAGCCAGCGTCACGCGCCTTTGCCGGACGCTGGGCTGCAAGGGCTATAACGAATTTAAAATGGCGCTTGCGCTGGATATTCAGCAGGGCCAGCCCGCGCGTCAGGCGGGGGATGAGATTGATAACGTCGTGGATGAGTCGGTTCAGGCTTTGCAGGATACCGCCAGACTCCTCGACCGCACGCTGCTTGAAAAGGCGGCGCTGGCGCTGCACCAGGCGCAATCCGTGCAGATTTATGGCGTTGCGGCCAGCGCGATCCTCGGGGAGTATCTGCATTACAAGCTGCTGCGGCTGGGCAAACCCGCACAGCTGTTTAGCGATATGCATCGCGCGGCCATGAATGCGACAACGCTTTCGAAAGATACGCTGGTCGTGGCCATTTCCAGTTCGGGTTCAACGCGGGATTTACTCCACGTGGTGAAGCTTGCCCGCAAGCGCGGCGTTAAGGTTCTGGCACTCAGCAATACGCCCCGCAGCCCGCTGGCCTCTCTGAGCGACATGCAGCTGGTTGCAGCCAAACCAGAAGGCCCTCTAAGTGCAGGCGCGCTCAATGCTAAGGTTGGAGTCATGCTTCTGGTCGAGCTGTTGACCACGTCCATGATTGCGCTGGATGGTCATTACGGCGACGTTAGTCAACAAACAGCCAGCGCCACGCTTCCCCTTTTGCTCTGA
- a CDS encoding M20 aminoacylase family protein, whose translation MTHPIVDALRDTEDRFTELRREFHRYPEIGFEEHKTSDRVASLLQQWGYEVHRGMAKTGVVGTLKVGNSSKSLGLRADMDALPMQENSGKAWSSTVEGKFHGCGHDGHTTTLLYAAEYLARTRNFSGTLHLIFQPAEELLYGGRIMLEDGLFEQFPCDHIFGLHNMPSQPLGKIGLRDGAMMASSDTVHIEVNGVGGHGAVPEHTVDATLVACHITLALQSIVSRNITPFQPVVVTVGSIQAGHAPNIINDKVLMKLTVRTLDETVRQTVLQRIHDIAVAQAESFNATATIRHVNGSPVLRNNPQANEMVRTVATDLFGQDAVSSVNAFMGSEDFAFMLEKNPNGCYFTLGAGDEPERCMVHNPGYDFNDKLLLTGAALWSALTEHYLR comes from the coding sequence ATGACACATCCAATTGTTGACGCTCTGCGGGACACCGAAGATCGGTTCACTGAACTTCGTCGCGAATTCCACCGATACCCCGAAATTGGCTTCGAGGAGCACAAAACCAGCGACCGCGTCGCGTCACTCCTTCAACAATGGGGCTATGAGGTCCACCGGGGAATGGCAAAAACCGGGGTGGTTGGCACCCTGAAGGTGGGCAACAGCAGCAAAAGCCTGGGCCTGCGCGCCGACATGGATGCACTGCCAATGCAGGAAAACAGCGGCAAGGCGTGGAGTAGCACCGTAGAGGGAAAATTCCACGGCTGCGGGCACGATGGCCACACCACCACGCTGCTCTATGCCGCAGAATATTTGGCTCGCACCCGCAACTTTAGCGGTACGTTACATCTCATTTTTCAACCTGCGGAAGAGCTGCTGTATGGCGGACGCATCATGCTGGAGGATGGCCTGTTTGAGCAGTTCCCCTGCGACCATATTTTCGGCCTGCACAATATGCCCTCCCAGCCACTCGGGAAAATCGGCCTTCGCGATGGCGCCATGATGGCCTCTTCGGACACCGTTCATATTGAAGTCAACGGGGTGGGAGGACACGGCGCCGTTCCGGAACACACCGTCGATGCCACGCTGGTTGCCTGCCACATCACCCTCGCCCTGCAGTCGATTGTGTCGAGGAATATTACCCCGTTCCAGCCGGTCGTCGTGACCGTGGGCAGCATCCAGGCGGGTCATGCTCCGAATATCATCAACGACAAGGTGTTAATGAAGCTGACCGTTCGCACGCTGGATGAAACGGTGCGTCAAACCGTGCTGCAGCGGATCCATGATATCGCCGTGGCGCAGGCTGAGAGCTTCAACGCCACGGCCACGATCCGTCACGTGAACGGGAGTCCGGTGCTAAGGAATAACCCGCAGGCCAATGAAATGGTGCGTACGGTAGCGACCGACCTGTTCGGTCAGGATGCCGTCTCGTCGGTGAATGCCTTTATGGGAAGCGAAGATTTTGCGTTCATGCTCGAGAAAAATCCCAACGGCTGCTACTTCACCCTCGGTGCGGGAGATGAGCCTGAGCGCTGCATGGTGCATAACCCAGGCTATGACTTTAACGACAAGCTTCTCCTCACCGGCGCGGCACTCTGGAGCGCGTTGACCGAACATTATCTGCGTTAA
- a CDS encoding helix-turn-helix transcriptional regulator encodes MEQHGNEFAVVVEDIRLLTQDEGDSLTILWVLEGQAELQTAAGRETVSNNGLAVINRYQRWRFSSQSANVTLRVVLSGRWVIKLYNDFFAHDYAVPTESGGNWPQCDELRHLLRQLLVVTLVNDPHRFRLEANRWLSEILLLLIGRFQQPARQKPRDQHADVSKRIARVLERINASYTRRITLAEIAASEFVSEAWLSRLFRKEMGVSFMQYITALRLEKAADALRLTSRPLHQIALEHGFASTRMMTDRFRRYHNMSPGEFRKARRHRSDASPLRAGTGEQRFPIAVDRLFSLLRGAENRGWEPAPLTHSPRQERIVDLQQLYPLSSALRRARLVVTLRELDDLLREDVRQHLEALHEAIPIEGIDIAEPFLSSRLFATGWDDPHMAGYACWYNLQQLFTWIAKKGWTILLHTGVTTRCDLLKRFLQLSVNRFLPDITAGWHVVMHWSPQASTETLEHAWQAQRATVGAYLPQAKFGVWHRFSPVGTELGDDALFHSGILDQADFLACQADANELLDLARLDPAHLSSAENYPVLKIRQILAALRQRQRTLPVWLLSWNTLTGNTRATNGWFFRGALLMQNLLGLSEQVWLAGFWLNSGLQGEARANNTLDTSSLALQYNHGLPRPIYWVLWLWQRLRGEVLINDKSVLLLRHQGGYQLLLRNVVVFNPLLSSEEAFIQRFQQQYHLQLQGMCGEWRIRRHLFDRHNGALYPLLEGVRSDSGPDEEMWRWIAHKARPTLSLRDERLNDGWQMTESLESNALVLYEFMPLNGRDEEDHSPR; translated from the coding sequence ATGGAGCAGCATGGGAACGAGTTTGCGGTAGTCGTTGAAGACATTCGCCTGCTCACGCAGGATGAAGGTGATTCGCTGACGATACTGTGGGTTCTGGAAGGGCAAGCCGAACTGCAAACCGCCGCAGGACGCGAGACGGTGTCAAATAACGGTCTTGCGGTGATAAACCGCTATCAGCGCTGGCGGTTCAGTAGCCAGAGCGCGAACGTGACGCTTCGTGTCGTTCTCTCCGGGCGGTGGGTAATCAAGCTGTACAATGACTTTTTTGCCCATGACTACGCGGTTCCGACAGAGTCCGGTGGAAACTGGCCGCAGTGTGACGAACTTCGGCACCTGCTGCGTCAGCTTCTGGTGGTGACGCTGGTGAACGATCCGCACCGCTTCAGGCTGGAGGCAAATCGCTGGCTGAGCGAGATCCTGCTGCTGCTGATTGGCCGCTTTCAGCAGCCTGCCCGCCAGAAACCCCGGGACCAGCACGCCGACGTCAGCAAGCGCATTGCCCGCGTGCTGGAGCGGATCAACGCCAGCTATACCCGGCGCATTACGCTGGCCGAAATTGCAGCGAGTGAGTTCGTCTCCGAAGCGTGGCTCTCCCGCCTCTTTCGAAAAGAGATGGGTGTCAGTTTTATGCAGTACATCACCGCCCTGCGGCTGGAAAAAGCGGCTGACGCCCTGCGCCTCACCAGCCGTCCTTTGCATCAGATTGCGCTGGAGCACGGGTTTGCCAGCACGCGTATGATGACCGATCGGTTCCGGCGCTATCACAATATGTCTCCGGGCGAGTTTCGTAAGGCCAGGCGGCATCGCTCCGATGCGTCTCCGCTGCGGGCAGGCACGGGCGAGCAGCGCTTTCCCATCGCGGTGGATAGGCTGTTTAGCTTGCTTAGAGGCGCTGAGAACCGCGGCTGGGAACCCGCTCCGCTAACCCACTCTCCGCGTCAGGAGCGAATAGTTGATCTGCAGCAGCTTTATCCGCTCTCGTCCGCACTGCGCCGCGCGAGGCTGGTCGTCACCCTGCGCGAGCTCGACGATTTACTGCGGGAGGATGTTCGCCAGCATCTGGAGGCGCTTCACGAGGCGATCCCAATTGAGGGGATTGATATCGCTGAACCTTTTCTCAGCAGCCGTCTGTTCGCCACGGGATGGGACGATCCCCATATGGCGGGTTACGCCTGCTGGTACAATCTGCAGCAGCTGTTTACCTGGATAGCAAAAAAAGGCTGGACGATCCTGCTGCACACGGGGGTCACCACCCGATGCGATCTTCTGAAGCGCTTTTTGCAGCTGTCGGTTAACCGATTTTTACCCGATATTACCGCAGGCTGGCACGTCGTGATGCACTGGTCTCCTCAGGCAAGCACGGAAACCCTGGAGCACGCCTGGCAGGCTCAGCGGGCGACGGTAGGGGCCTACCTTCCACAGGCAAAGTTTGGGGTGTGGCATCGCTTCTCTCCCGTGGGTACTGAACTCGGCGACGACGCGCTGTTCCATTCTGGCATTCTGGACCAGGCCGATTTCCTCGCCTGTCAGGCGGATGCCAACGAGCTGCTCGATCTGGCGCGGCTGGATCCTGCACATCTCTCCTCGGCTGAAAACTATCCCGTGCTGAAGATTCGCCAAATACTCGCCGCCCTTCGCCAGCGGCAGCGCACGCTGCCGGTATGGTTACTCTCGTGGAATACCCTTACCGGGAATACGCGGGCAACCAACGGCTGGTTTTTTCGCGGCGCGCTGCTTATGCAAAATTTACTCGGGCTTTCAGAACAGGTCTGGCTGGCGGGATTCTGGCTGAATTCCGGTTTGCAGGGGGAAGCCAGGGCGAACAACACCCTCGATACATCGAGCCTTGCGCTTCAGTATAATCACGGCCTTCCGCGGCCTATCTACTGGGTGCTCTGGCTGTGGCAACGCCTGCGGGGAGAAGTGCTCATCAACGACAAGAGCGTGCTGCTGCTCCGCCATCAGGGGGGCTATCAGCTGCTACTGCGTAACGTGGTGGTGTTCAATCCGCTGCTCTCCAGCGAGGAAGCTTTTATCCAACGTTTTCAACAGCAATATCATCTGCAGCTACAGGGGATGTGCGGCGAGTGGCGCATCAGGCGCCATCTGTTCGATCGGCACAATGGTGCGCTCTACCCGCTGCTGGAAGGGGTACGCAGCGACAGCGGGCCTGATGAAGAGATGTGGCGCTGGATTGCGCACAAAGCGCGTCCAACGCTTTCCTTACGCGATGAACGGCTTAATGACGGCTGGCAAATGACAGAATCACTGGAAAGTAACGCGCTCGTGCTCTATGAGTTCATGCCGCTAAACGGGCGTGATGAAGAGGATCACTCCCCGCGATAG
- a CDS encoding MFS transporter produces MSTVPLTGTPTYAGNDRLLAGIVMSVLTFWLFAQSVINVVPAMKNSLTISLETLTLAVSLSALFSGCFVVACGGFADKFGRMRMTYIGLMLSIVGSALLFISWEPVLFLLGRAIQGLSAACIMPATLALIKTWYEGNARQRAISFWVIGSWGGSGLSAFVGGTIATTLGWRWIFVFSMLVAVAALLLIRGTPESRSDAASRHKLDISGLVSFVCMLVLLNLFISKGHSWGWSSVLSLLVLGSAALAAVFFVLTGRRKGDVALIDFALFKNRAYSASVFSNFLLNGCIGTMMIASIWLQQGHHLSPLQTGIMTLGYLVTVLAMIRVGEKLLQRYGARLPMMTGPLLTATGITLISCTFLSKEIYIVTVFLSNILFGLGLGCYATPSTDTAVMNAPENKVGVASGVYKMGSSLGGAMGIAVTASLYALLLPLGMASAAQYALLFNSAICLASAGVTWALLPSERAPR; encoded by the coding sequence ATGAGTACCGTTCCCCTGACAGGCACACCGACCTACGCCGGTAACGATCGGCTGCTGGCCGGTATTGTGATGAGCGTTCTGACGTTCTGGTTATTTGCGCAGTCGGTGATTAACGTTGTCCCGGCAATGAAAAATAGCCTGACTATCTCCCTCGAAACCCTCACGCTGGCGGTCAGCCTCAGCGCCTTGTTCAGCGGCTGTTTTGTCGTTGCCTGCGGGGGATTTGCCGACAAGTTTGGGCGTATGCGCATGACCTATATCGGCCTGATGCTGAGCATCGTCGGAAGCGCCCTGCTTTTCATCTCGTGGGAGCCGGTTCTGTTTCTGCTGGGAAGAGCGATACAGGGGCTGTCAGCGGCCTGCATCATGCCCGCCACGCTGGCGCTGATTAAAACGTGGTATGAAGGAAACGCGCGGCAGCGGGCCATCAGCTTTTGGGTCATTGGTTCATGGGGCGGCAGCGGCCTGAGCGCGTTTGTCGGCGGGACTATTGCCACCACGCTCGGCTGGCGCTGGATTTTTGTTTTTTCCATGCTGGTCGCGGTGGCGGCGCTGCTGCTGATCCGCGGTACGCCGGAAAGCCGAAGCGACGCCGCGAGCCGCCATAAGCTGGATATCAGCGGCCTGGTGAGCTTTGTCTGCATGCTGGTGCTGCTGAACCTATTTATCAGTAAAGGGCACAGCTGGGGCTGGAGCAGCGTTTTATCGCTACTTGTGCTGGGTAGCGCCGCGCTGGCTGCGGTCTTCTTTGTGCTTACCGGGCGACGTAAAGGTGATGTGGCGCTGATTGATTTTGCCCTGTTTAAAAACCGGGCCTACAGCGCGTCGGTATTCTCAAATTTTTTGCTCAACGGCTGCATTGGCACCATGATGATCGCCAGTATCTGGCTGCAGCAAGGACACCATCTTTCGCCGCTACAAACCGGCATCATGACGCTGGGATATCTGGTCACCGTGCTGGCGATGATTCGGGTCGGGGAAAAGCTGCTCCAGCGTTACGGGGCGCGCCTGCCGATGATGACCGGGCCGCTGCTGACCGCAACGGGTATCACGCTGATCTCCTGCACTTTCTTAAGCAAAGAGATCTATATTGTCACCGTTTTTCTCAGCAACATTTTATTTGGCCTGGGGCTGGGGTGTTACGCCACGCCGTCAACGGATACTGCGGTAATGAATGCGCCTGAAAACAAAGTTGGCGTGGCCTCAGGGGTTTACAAGATGGGCAGTTCGCTGGGCGGAGCAATGGGGATCGCCGTTACCGCGTCGCTGTATGCGCTGCTGCTGCCGCTGGGAATGGCCAGCGCCGCACAGTATGCGCTACTCTTCAACAGCGCAATTTGTCTCGCTTCGGCGGGAGTCACCTGGGCATTGCTTCCTTCAGAACGGGCCCCGCGATAG
- a CDS encoding N-acetylmannosamine-6-phosphate 2-epimerase has protein sequence MKTVLDNLKGKLVVSCQALENEPLHSPFIMSRMALAAAQGGAAAIRANSVVDIEAIKQQVSLPVIGIIKRDYPESEVFITATMKEVDELMTVSPEIIALDATARERPGGESLETLVTRIRSRYPSVLLMADISTLGEAVTAQALGFDCVGTTLYGYTAETAGHSLPENDCAFLKAVLAAVTVPVIAEGNVDTPERAARCLALGAHTVVVGGAITRPQQITERFMAAIGAQSTDGA, from the coding sequence ATGAAAACTGTACTGGATAACCTGAAGGGAAAACTGGTCGTCTCCTGTCAGGCGCTGGAAAATGAACCGCTGCACAGCCCGTTTATTATGTCGCGGATGGCGCTGGCGGCGGCGCAGGGCGGGGCCGCAGCCATTCGTGCCAACAGCGTGGTGGATATCGAGGCAATTAAGCAGCAGGTGTCTTTGCCTGTTATCGGCATCATCAAACGGGATTACCCGGAAAGCGAGGTGTTTATCACCGCCACGATGAAAGAGGTGGATGAGCTCATGACCGTTTCTCCGGAAATCATTGCGCTTGATGCGACGGCGCGTGAGCGTCCCGGTGGAGAATCCCTGGAAACGCTGGTCACGCGCATCCGCTCACGCTATCCCTCGGTACTGCTGATGGCCGATATTTCCACCTTGGGCGAAGCCGTGACGGCGCAGGCGCTGGGTTTTGACTGCGTCGGCACCACGCTTTACGGCTATACGGCGGAAACGGCGGGCCATTCGCTTCCGGAAAATGACTGCGCGTTCCTGAAGGCCGTGCTGGCCGCCGTTACGGTTCCCGTGATTGCCGAAGGCAACGTGGATACGCCTGAACGCGCGGCCAGATGCCTGGCGCTGGGCGCGCATACGGTCGTCGTCGGCGGCGCGATCACCCGTCCACAGCAAATTACCGAGCGTTTTATGGCGGCGATTGGCGCGCAAAGCACCGATGGAGCATGA
- the queD gene encoding 6-carboxytetrahydropterin synthase QueD yields the protein MSTTLFKDFTFEAAHHLPHVPEGHKCGRLHGHSFMVRLEITGEVDPHTGWIMDFAELKAAFKPTYDRLDHYYLNDIPGLENPTSEVLAKWIWDQMKPLVPLLSAVMIKETCTAGCIYRGE from the coding sequence ATGTCCACCACACTGTTTAAAGATTTCACCTTCGAAGCCGCCCACCACCTTCCGCATGTCCCTGAAGGGCATAAATGCGGCCGTCTGCACGGGCATTCGTTCATGGTGCGTCTTGAGATCACCGGTGAAGTTGATCCTCATACCGGTTGGATCATGGATTTTGCCGAGCTGAAGGCGGCGTTTAAGCCGACCTACGATCGTCTGGATCATTACTACCTGAATGATATCCCGGGCCTTGAAAACCCGACCAGCGAAGTGCTGGCGAAATGGATTTGGGATCAGATGAAGCCGCTGGTGCCGCTGCTGAGCGCGGTGATGATCAAAGAGACCTGCACCGCTGGCTGTATCTATCGCGGGGAGTGA